The nucleotide sequence CTGCAAAATAGCAGCGCCTTCCGCATACTCCGTTTTGGAAATCTCAGCCGCTTCTTTTGTTGGACGGTCAACTATATTCGTCAAACCGTAACCAAGTTCAAGCAGTTCGTTGTTTTCATCTGGAGCATATTTTCGGGACGTCAGTCCGGCTTCGTAAAGGATCTTCCAAAACCGGTTGGTCGGATTGGCGTAGTGGAAGCCTGTTTCGGAAGAGCGGATGCTCGGATTAAAACCGACAAACAAGACTTTCAAATCTTTTTGCATATGATCGGGGATGGGTTCCAAGTGCAACAGAATTCAACTCCTTTGACATAAAAAGCAAACCCCTAAAAGGAGTTTGCCGGCCATTTATTTGATCCGTTTATTTGGTGTTTGTGAAACCGCCGTCGATGCGGATCACTTCGCCGTTGATGTACTCCGCTTTAGAAGTTAATAGGAACGTGACAAGCTCTGCCACTTCATCGGCTGTACCCAAGCGTCTTTGCGGAATGCCGCCGGTGGCATTGGCTTTCATTTCCGGATTTGCTTCGTAGAAGGCTTTGACCATCGGTGTTTCGGTCGGCCCTGGTGCAATCGCATTGACGCGGAGACCGTCTTTAGCGTATTCCGCGACCATGCTCTTCGTCAAACCGACAATGCCGTGTTTCGTTGCAGAATACGTAACAACCGAATCTTGTCCGATGACGCCGGCGCTTGATGCCGTGTTGACGATGGAGCCGCCGCCGTTTTTCAGCATCACTTCAGCAACGTAGCGCACACCGTACAAAGCGCCCATCAAGTTGATGCCGACAATCTGTTCGATTTCACTGATGTCTGTATCGAGGAAAAATTTCCCGCTGCCGGAAATTCCTGCGTTGTTGAAGAAATAGTCGATGCTGCCAAAATGTTCGACAGTAGCGTCTACATATTTTTTCACTTCTTCGGCTTTTGAAACGTCCGCTTTGATAAATAGGGCATCCGGCCCCAGTTCTTTCACCATTTCTACGGTTTCGTTTCCGCCTTTTTCACTGACATCAACGACTGCGATGTTGACGCCTTCTTTTGCTAAGCGGACAGCTGTTGCTTGGCCTAAGCCGCTTCCGCCTCCTGTGATAATTGCTGTTTTGCTCATCAAAAATCAACCTCCATTTAATAAATAACAACCTGCCTTTTAATTGTATTCCTCAAATATCTTGAATTAAAACAATCTGCTTGAAAAGCAGAAATGCGAACAATTCGAAAAGAAACGAACACTTATTCAGTTCTGATAAAAAATTGCAGCGCTGAAATTGGAACAGATCGGCGGGGGGCATATGAAAAAGGCCTCCGCAATTAGCGAAGGCCACATGGTGAATCAGCTTTGTTTAATCTGGTCTCCCAGTTTTTCTTTGCTCATCATAAAGGCGACAACCAGTGCAAGTGCAGCTGGCACGATGGCCCATAGGAATGTACTGGCAATGGAAGAAGAAAGAGCTTCCGTCAACGTATTCGCAATTTCTGTCGGAATGTTCGAACGGGCTTCCGGCGATAAGAGCGCACGTGAATCCCCGGAGAAAGTGGCTGCCCCTTCACCGAAGCTATCCGTCAGATTGCGGGTGAATGCATGGCTCTGGATAATGCCAAAAACCGTAATGCCGATTGTCATCCCGAACGTACGAAGGAAACTTACGGTAGATGTGGCCGCACCGCGTTTCCGTACAGAGAAGGGATGAATCGCCGCTGAGGGCAGCACCGAGAACGAAGCCCCGATGCCAAGGCCGGCAAGAATCATAAACGCGACAACTAGGAAGCGCGATGTATCAATCGACAACGTTGCAAGCAATACCATGCCGACAGTCAATAACGCAAGCGTCGGAATAAGGAAAGAGCGGTAAGCGAATTTCGCCATCAAAGCCCCGCCAATCGAAGCACTGACAACCGAACCGACCATCATCGGCAACAGCACAAGGCCGGAGTTTGTTGCATTGCCGCCCTGCACGCCTTGAATGTAAAACGGAATGTAAACGGAAGCTGTAATAAAAGCAGCGCCGCTGAAAATGGAAATCAGGCCGCTCGTTGCAAACAAGCGCTCTTTGAACATGCTGAAGTCAATCACCGGTTCTTCTGCACGGCGCTCCGCAATCACAAAAGCGATGGCCAGGATGGCAAAACCGCCAAACAAACTGAAGCTTTGCGGAGATGCCCAGGCAAACTCTTTGCCGCCAAGTTCAACTGCGAACATGAGGCATACGACAGCGCCGACGAGCGTAAAGGCGCCGAGCCAGTCAATGCGTTGTTTCGCATGTTCGACTGATTCTTTATAAAAGAAAGCGACCATTGCAAAGGCAATGAGCCCGAGCGGGATGTTAATGTAGAACACCCAATTCCAGCCGATGTATTCGGTAATATACGCACCAAGCAACGGGCCGAATACACTTGAAATCCCGAAAACGGCACCGAACATGCCGCTCATTTTGCCGCGCTGTTCAATCGGTACGACGTCAAACATGATGGTAAAGGCAATCGGCATCAATGCGCCGCCGCCGATTCCTTGAATCGCACGGTAAATAATCAATTCATTGATCGTATCAGCGGTACCGCAAAGAATCGATCCGATCATGAATACAATCAATCCGAAAATGAAAAAGCGCTTCCGCCCATACATATCGGATAATTTGCCGAAAATCGGCATGCCGGCCATTTGGGCGACTAAGTAAGCGGAAGTCACCCAGACAAATTTATCGACGCCGCCTAGCTCTCCGACAATCGATGGCAGTGCAGTCGTGACAATGGTATTGTCCATCGAAGCGACCAAAATCGCGAGCAGCAAACCGCCAATGACCACTTTAATATTGCTTTGGCCTTTGTTTTTCATAAGAATCCTCCATCCATTTTCTTCAATTATCTATATAAGCTTTTTATATCATAGTCCTCGAAAATCAAAATTCCAAATTTAGAAGCTCAGATTTCCAGTTAAATTTTAAGTTTATTCTAGAACAGCTGTTTTTTATTTAATTTGTTTAATTTCCCGGTTCTTTTGGATTAACTAATTGGTAGGCCAGCACCTCACCTTAACTTTTTTCACTTTGGAATAAGCACTTGTTATTTTTGAAATACAGACTAAAGTAAAAGTAAACAAGACAAGTGGAATACGTTGGAAGAAAGGGGAGTTTTCATGCGCCATGTAGCATTGCTTCGCGGGATTAATGTAGGGGGCAACAACAAAATCAATATGAAAGAACTCAAAAAGGTTTTTGAAGAAGCCGGGATGGAGAACGTTAAAACGTACATCAATTCGGGCAATATCATTTTCAGCAGCAGTTGCCCATCATCGAAAGAACTCGCGGCAATTTTGGAAGGGGCGATTCTTGAAAATTTCAACCTGGAAATCCGGGTGCTCGTCTACAGTTTGGAGCAATACGAAAAAATTGCGCAAGCCATTCCGCCGCACTGGACAAATGGAGATGAGATGAAAAGCGATGTGCTCTTTCTCTGGGAAGAAATCGACCGGGAATCCCTATTGGAAGAAGTGGGAATAAAACCGGATATTGACCAGTTGTTCTATGTGCCCGGTGCGCTTCTTTGGGCAGTCGACAGGCAATGGGTGACAAGGAGCGGCATGATGAAGCTGGCCGGGTCAGCTCTTTACAAGCGCATGACTGTGCGCAACGTCAACACTGCACGCAAAATCTACGAACTGATGAAAGAAGAATAGAAGAAAAAATTTCATTGAAAGCCTAAGCAGTGCAATAACTTACATCATCTTGCAAAGGGGTGGACATTTTGCATACCTATGTAAAGGATTTTCAGGAGATTGGCCACGATGATTTATTACAGGTCGGTGGAAAAGGATTGAATTTGGGGCAGTTGGCAAAGATGCCGGGAATCCAGGTGCCTCCCGGATTTTGTGTAACGACAGACGCCTTCAAGAAAATGCTGGCTGGCAATAAAGAAGCGGAAGGGCTGCTCGATGAATTGTCGCTGCTGACAATTGACGATAAGGAGAAAATCAGAGAAGTGAGTGCGCACCTGCGGAGTCTCGTTGAAAGCTTAGCTATACCATTAGAAATAGAGCAGGAAATTGTTTCTTCTATGGAAGAGCTGGGAGAAGGAGCTGCTTTTGCCGTCCGCTCAAGTGCAACTGCAGAAGATTTGCCGGCGGCCTCTTTTGCCGGACAGCAGGATTCGTTTTTGAATATTCGTGGAAGAAAGGAAATCCTGCTGCACATCAGCAAATGCTGGGCATCTTTGTTTACCGACCGGGCTGTGGTGTACCGTACCCAGAACGGCTTTGACCACAGAAAAGTGCATTTGTCGGTCGTTGTTCAGCGAATGGTATTTCCACAAGCATCCGGAATTTTGTTTACGGCAGATCCGGTGACGTCCAACCGCAATGTTAGCTCAATCGATGCCAGTTTTGGCCTGGGAGAAGCACTCGTTTCCGGAATCGTTTCCGCGGACAATTATAAAGTCCGGGAAGGCAGGATTGTCAAAAAAACAATCGCGCCAAAAAAAGTCGCTGTTTACCCGCAATCAGATGGAGCTACTGAGAAAAGAGAAGTTCCACCTGCCGAACAGAAAAAACAAGCGATTGAAGACGAAAAGATTGTGGTTCTCGAGAAACTGGGCCGGCAGGTTGAGAGCCAGTTCGGGAAGCCCCAGGACATAGAGTGGTGCTTGGCGGATGATGTCATTTATATCGTACAAAGCCGACCAATCACCACTTTGTATCCTTTGCCCGAAAAACACGACGACCATTACCGGATCTTTTTTTCGGTAGGCCATCAGCAAATGATGACTGATCCGATTAAACCGCTCGGCATTTCCTTTTTCGGGTTCATGCCGGATTATGACCTGATTCATGCAGGCGGTCGCTTATTTGTTGATTTGACGCATGATCTCGCTTCGTTCAGCGGCCGCAAAATTGCAATATCATCACTCGGCAGCAACGATCCGTTGATGAAACAAGCACTTCTCAACTTTTTGGAAAGAAAACCGAAACTGATAAAAGGCAAACGTGTATTCAAACTGGGGAACGATTACCTTCCGTGGACATTTCCAGCTGTCCTGGCGAAAGTTTACCGTGACAACGATCGCCGTTTAGCCGGCCAGTTGATCAACCGAAGTGAGGCTTATATCAGGGAACTCGAGTGGCGGATTGAAGGGGTTTCCGGAGATGAATTGTTCGCCTTGATTTTAGAAGATCAAAAAGAATTGAGAAAGAGTGCTTACGACCAGCGCGGCATAGCGGCGATTCTGATCGGCGCATATGCCACACACTGGCTCAATAAAAGTATGGAAAACTGGCTTGGCGAAAAAAATGTGGCCGACGTTTTAAGCCAATCCATCGCCAACAATGTCACATCGGAAATGGGACGTGAACTATTGGATGTAGCGGATGCGGTTCGTGCTTATCCGGAAGTGCTCGCTTACTTCGAACATCCGGATAAAGATACTTTTTTTAAAGATCTCGAAAAACTGAAGGGCGGATCAGAAGCGAGCCTGGTGATCCGGGATTACCTTGGTAAATACGGCATGCGCTGTGCCGGTGAAATCGATATCGCCAAAACACGGTGGAGCGAAGACCCGACCATTCTCGTTCCACCCATTTTGGGCAACGTCAAGAACTTCCTTCCGAATGCACGGCAAGCAATGGTAGAAGAAGGAAAACGGCGCGCAGCCAAAAAAACGGAAGAGTTGCTGCAGCGGCTGGAACAGCAGCCCGGCGGCAAACGGAAAGCGAAGAAAGCCAAACACATGATCAGCCTGCTCCAAAATTTTATTGGGTACCGGGAATATCCGAAATTCGCGCTCGTCAAACATTTATTTCTTTACAAGCAGGCTTTGAAGAGAGAAGCGGTTCTTCTGCAGCAAAAAGGAGCTGTCCAAGAGCCTGAGGATGTCTATTACTTGACGTTCGAAGAGTTCCGGGAAGCGGTGAATGGAAAAGCGCTGAATTGGCAAGTGATTGAAGAGCGGAAAACAGCATATCGGCATTATGAAAAATTGACGCCGCCGCGTCTGATGACTTCTGAAGGCGAAGAGATTTTTGGCAGCTATCAAACCGACCGGCTTCCAGAAGGGGCGCTTGCAGGCATCGGGGTTTCCGCCGGAACGGTTGAAGGGCGTGCAAGAGTGGTCCTCAAGATGGAACAGGCCCGCCTTGAACCTGGAGACATTCTGGTCACTGCCTTTACCGATCCGAGCTGGACCCCATTGTTTGTCTCGGCAGCCGGACTGGTGACCGAAGTGGGCGGGCTCATGACGCACGGCGCAGTGATTGCCCGAGAATATGGATTGCCGGCTGTCGTGGGAGTCGAAAATGCCACGATGACGATAAAAGACGGACAACGGATTCGCATCAACGGCTCGGAAGGCTACGTGGAAATAATGGAATAACAGAAAAATGATTGAAAGTTACAATAGTAAGTATTTTGATTTATTGGTAAACTGAGGTTAATTAACCTATTCGATTGTTAAGGAGACTAAGCCATGTCGAACCTTTCACTTGCGGAAGCAGTAAAACTGAAAAGTGTGTTAGCGAAACGAATTCAAGAATTGGAAGAAGAGATGTACCGCGTATCCTATGTTGAAATTGAAAAAGGGACGAAAGTGCCGAAGCAAGCCCGCACTTTATCGATGGTGGAACAGGAAATCGACGAGATTCGCAGCGACTTCCGCCTGTTAGACAAATTGATGTACCAGGCAAATATCGAAAATGAAATCGACTTCAACGGCGAGGCATTAACAATCGTGGAAGCCATCGAACTGGCGACGCAGATGCGTGCCAAAGCACGGAAGTTCAAAGAGTTTGGAGCTGCTTCAAAAGAAGAGCTGACCTATTCTTTTGGGGAAGGGACGCCTCTTGTCCGGCTGGCCATGTTTGATCCGGAAGAATACCGGCTGAAAGCCCTTGAACTGGAACGCCAGGCGAACCGCCTTTCGAACGCCATCAACTCGAAAAACTACGCAGTTGAGCTGGATTTTGATAGCGAGAAGTATTTCTAACCTTGAAGTGGTGAGACTCCGCTTCAAGGCATAGGAGGAGCATTTGCGTTGTACTCCGGTACAAATGATTGAATGGCAGATGGCCAAACCAATGACCCATCACCCATGACACCTTTACCTGTGACCGATGACCAACCATTTGCAAATGCTGGCTGATAGCCGCTTTAGTGTTTTACCCGCTCCTTCTATGAACCCTCTTGCCGGTTGGCAAGAGGGTTTTTTTATTCTCTACTGCTGTTTTTCCAGTTTCTATCCGAGGTATTGCATTCTCTATCGAAGTTCTTCTTTTATTGGCATAGAGAAGAACAGGGCATTCCCGTTTAAGTTCAGCCTTCTACAGGAATAGAACAGCAAGGGGGATTGGTTATGATTATTTATACGATTGGGCATTCCAGCCATTCAAAAGAATTTTTTGATCGCATGCTAAAAGAAACGGGAATTGATTTGTTGGCAGATGTTCGCGCATATCCCGGCAGCCGCAAGTGGCCCCAGTTTTCAAAAGATGTGTTTCCTGTCTGGCTGGAAGCGGAAGGGATCACGTATGAACATTTCGGGAAACTCGGCGGCAGGCGCCGAAAATCGAAAGACGTGGAAGGGGAAGTGAACGCTGGCTGGCGCAACCGCTCACTCCAGAATTACGCGGATTACACGCTGACGGAAGAATTCCAGCAAGGCATTGAGGAACTGCTGAAAAGGGCAGCTGAAAAGAAAGTCGCGTATTGCTGTTCGGAGCGGCATCCGTCGCGCTGCCACCGGCTGTTGATTTCAAACTGGCTTGTCGCAAACGGGCATTCAGTCAAGCACATCATTGACGGCAAAGACGGGGCAATCGAACTTGTGGATCATGAACTTGGCATGTGGGGTGCGCCCGCAGAATTGAGGAGTGACGGCACGGTCGTCTATCCGGCCGCTGAAGAATAAGCACAAAAACGAAACTTCTTTCAGCTTTAACCCGTACAATAAAGAAGAAAGCAAACGCAAGAAGAAATGGAGAACGGTGCCGATGACGAATTTTAAAATGCTCCTGGTTGGAAATCTGCTGTTAGCAGCTATGCTGGCCGGCTGTTCCAGCGATGAAAAACCGAGTGCGGCGGACAAGCAGCCGGCTAAAGAAGAGCAGCAAGCTGAGAAAGAAGCAGAAAAAGAAGCAGAAAAAGAAGCGCCAGCTGAACCGGCCATCCCGGAAGCAGCCATACATAATGTAGAAGAAATCGTGAAAGAAAAAGGAAAATACGATGCAAGAAATCAGATGGAGGAAATCCAGAAAGAATTGGAAGCAGCTCCAGATGGAATGACCGGAGAAGAAGCCTATTCCCTGATTGTTTCATTGATTGCACCGGATCTTGAGGAGCCGGCAGCGAAATTCGAAGCAATCGATCCGGTGATCACGATTGATTCCGCCACACCAGAAGACGAAATCGATCTGCCGGAACAGGAAACGGTCAATGTCGCCGTACTTTTGGATGCAAGCGGCAGTATGGCTGGGGAAGTATCGAGCGGCCAAAAGATGAAACTGGCCAAACAGGCAATCCAAAAATACGCAGCAGACCTGCCTGAAGGCTCAAATGTCATGCTGCGCATCTACGGCCATAAAGGCGAGGGAACCAATGCCGATAAGGAAATGTCCTGCAGCTCTAACGAAGTGGTATATGACTTGAGTGCTTACGACGAATCTAAATTCACCGCAGCGCTTGAAGAGTTTGCACCGGCGGGGTGGACGCCTTTAGCAGGGGCCATCGAAGCAGCCGAACAGGATTTGCAGGAACAGAATGGCGACAATATCCGCAATGTGATTTATGTTGTCAGCGACGGCATTGAGACTTGTGGCGGCAATCCGGTCGCA is from Planococcus liqunii and encodes:
- a CDS encoding vWA domain-containing protein, with amino-acid sequence MTNFKMLLVGNLLLAAMLAGCSSDEKPSAADKQPAKEEQQAEKEAEKEAEKEAPAEPAIPEAAIHNVEEIVKEKGKYDARNQMEEIQKELEAAPDGMTGEEAYSLIVSLIAPDLEEPAAKFEAIDPVITIDSATPEDEIDLPEQETVNVAVLLDASGSMAGEVSSGQKMKLAKQAIQKYAADLPEGSNVMLRIYGHKGEGTNADKEMSCSSNEVVYDLSAYDESKFTAALEEFAPAGWTPLAGAIEAAEQDLQEQNGDNIRNVIYVVSDGIETCGGNPVAAAASLSGSGIEAEVNIIGFDVDNEGQKQLEEVAKAGKGQYKSVYSESELNEYLKQEYSRLYWEWLAWGNDRYYDILHQSNNIYSDLLKYNNDIYGKSLASLNNMYSMSNKLADLGKFKDEEAATKYKELIETRHETVTQYFRQEQERKDTIRKDMHEKLEAKVKQLQEESEENYGS
- a CDS encoding DUF1697 domain-containing protein, whose product is MRHVALLRGINVGGNNKINMKELKKVFEEAGMENVKTYINSGNIIFSSSCPSSKELAAILEGAILENFNLEIRVLVYSLEQYEKIAQAIPPHWTNGDEMKSDVLFLWEEIDRESLLEEVGIKPDIDQLFYVPGALLWAVDRQWVTRSGMMKLAGSALYKRMTVRNVNTARKIYELMKEE
- a CDS encoding SDR family NAD(P)-dependent oxidoreductase, with amino-acid sequence MSKTAIITGGGSGLGQATAVRLAKEGVNIAVVDVSEKGGNETVEMVKELGPDALFIKADVSKAEEVKKYVDATVEHFGSIDYFFNNAGISGSGKFFLDTDISEIEQIVGINLMGALYGVRYVAEVMLKNGGGSIVNTASSAGVIGQDSVVTYSATKHGIVGLTKSMVAEYAKDGLRVNAIAPGPTETPMVKAFYEANPEMKANATGGIPQRRLGTADEVAELVTFLLTSKAEYINGEVIRIDGGFTNTK
- a CDS encoding DUF488 domain-containing protein, which gives rise to MIIYTIGHSSHSKEFFDRMLKETGIDLLADVRAYPGSRKWPQFSKDVFPVWLEAEGITYEHFGKLGGRRRKSKDVEGEVNAGWRNRSLQNYADYTLTEEFQQGIEELLKRAAEKKVAYCCSERHPSRCHRLLISNWLVANGHSVKHIIDGKDGAIELVDHELGMWGAPAELRSDGTVVYPAAEE
- a CDS encoding MDR family MFS transporter, whose translation is MKNKGQSNIKVVIGGLLLAILVASMDNTIVTTALPSIVGELGGVDKFVWVTSAYLVAQMAGMPIFGKLSDMYGRKRFFIFGLIVFMIGSILCGTADTINELIIYRAIQGIGGGALMPIAFTIMFDVVPIEQRGKMSGMFGAVFGISSVFGPLLGAYITEYIGWNWVFYINIPLGLIAFAMVAFFYKESVEHAKQRIDWLGAFTLVGAVVCLMFAVELGGKEFAWASPQSFSLFGGFAILAIAFVIAERRAEEPVIDFSMFKERLFATSGLISIFSGAAFITASVYIPFYIQGVQGGNATNSGLVLLPMMVGSVVSASIGGALMAKFAYRSFLIPTLALLTVGMVLLATLSIDTSRFLVVAFMILAGLGIGASFSVLPSAAIHPFSVRKRGAATSTVSFLRTFGMTIGITVFGIIQSHAFTRNLTDSFGEGAATFSGDSRALLSPEARSNIPTEIANTLTEALSSSIASTFLWAIVPAALALVVAFMMSKEKLGDQIKQS
- the mug gene encoding G/U mismatch-specific DNA glycosylase; this encodes MEPIPDHMQKDLKVLFVGFNPSIRSSETGFHYANPTNRFWKILYEAGLTSRKYAPDENNELLELGYGLTNIVDRPTKEAAEISKTEYAEGAAILQRKIKMYQPKAVCFVGKGVYQEYSKKRSIQWGVQENPVVPDTIEYVCPSSSGLVRMKLDDIVEIYKGLKKFI
- the ppsA gene encoding phosphoenolpyruvate synthase is translated as MHTYVKDFQEIGHDDLLQVGGKGLNLGQLAKMPGIQVPPGFCVTTDAFKKMLAGNKEAEGLLDELSLLTIDDKEKIREVSAHLRSLVESLAIPLEIEQEIVSSMEELGEGAAFAVRSSATAEDLPAASFAGQQDSFLNIRGRKEILLHISKCWASLFTDRAVVYRTQNGFDHRKVHLSVVVQRMVFPQASGILFTADPVTSNRNVSSIDASFGLGEALVSGIVSADNYKVREGRIVKKTIAPKKVAVYPQSDGATEKREVPPAEQKKQAIEDEKIVVLEKLGRQVESQFGKPQDIEWCLADDVIYIVQSRPITTLYPLPEKHDDHYRIFFSVGHQQMMTDPIKPLGISFFGFMPDYDLIHAGGRLFVDLTHDLASFSGRKIAISSLGSNDPLMKQALLNFLERKPKLIKGKRVFKLGNDYLPWTFPAVLAKVYRDNDRRLAGQLINRSEAYIRELEWRIEGVSGDELFALILEDQKELRKSAYDQRGIAAILIGAYATHWLNKSMENWLGEKNVADVLSQSIANNVTSEMGRELLDVADAVRAYPEVLAYFEHPDKDTFFKDLEKLKGGSEASLVIRDYLGKYGMRCAGEIDIAKTRWSEDPTILVPPILGNVKNFLPNARQAMVEEGKRRAAKKTEELLQRLEQQPGGKRKAKKAKHMISLLQNFIGYREYPKFALVKHLFLYKQALKREAVLLQQKGAVQEPEDVYYLTFEEFREAVNGKALNWQVIEERKTAYRHYEKLTPPRLMTSEGEEIFGSYQTDRLPEGALAGIGVSAGTVEGRARVVLKMEQARLEPGDILVTAFTDPSWTPLFVSAAGLVTEVGGLMTHGAVIAREYGLPAVVGVENATMTIKDGQRIRINGSEGYVEIME